The proteins below are encoded in one region of Sebastes fasciatus isolate fSebFas1 chromosome 16, fSebFas1.pri, whole genome shotgun sequence:
- the LOC141752690 gene encoding uncharacterized protein LOC141752690 isoform X3 gives MKVKMKVKKKMKKMKMKMKMKVKVKKKMKMKVKMKMKKKMKMKMKKVKKKKKMKMKMKVKKKMKMKMKIKVKVKMKVKKKMKVKKKMKVKMKMKVKMKMKVKKKKKMKMKVKMKMKMKKKMKMKMKKVKKKKKMKMKMKMKVKKVKKKKKMKMKMKIKVKVKMKVKKKMKMKVKMKMKVRMKMKVKVKMKMKVKVKMKMKVKVKMKMKVKVKMKKKVEKKMKVKMKVKMKKVKKKKMKVKKKKVKKKKMKVKMKVKMKKVKKKKMKMKVKMKMKMKMKMKMKVKMKMKMKMKKKN, from the exons atgaaggtgaagatgaaggtgaagaagaagatgaagaagatgaagatgaagatgaagatgaaggtgaaggtgaagaagaagatgaagatgaaggtgaagatgaagatgaagaagaagatgaagatgaagatgaagaaggtaaagaagaagaagaagatgaagatgaagatgaaggtgaagaagaagatgaagatgaagatgaagattaaggtgaaggtgaagatgaaggtgaagaagaagatgaaggtgaagaagaagatgaaggtgaagatgaagatgaaggtgaagatgaagatgaaggtaaagaagaaaaagaagatgaagatgaaggtgaagatgaagatgaagatgaagaagaagatgaagatgaagatgaagaaggtaaagaagaagaagaagatgaagatgaagatgaagatgaaggtgaagaaggtaaagaagaagaagaagatgaagatgaagatgaagattaaggtgaaggtgaagatgaaggtgaagaagaagatgaagatgaaggtgaagatgaagatgaaggtgaggatgaagatgaaggtgaaggtgaagatgaagatgaaggtgaaggtgaagatgaagatgaaggtgaaggtgaagatgaagatgaaggtgaaggtgaagatgaagaagaaggtggagaagaagatgaaggtgaagatgaaggtgaagatgaagaaggtaaagaagaagaagatgaaggtgaagaagaagaaggtaaagaagaagaagatgaaggtgaagatgaaggtgaagatgaagaaggtaaagaagaagaagatgaagatgaaggtgaagatgaagatgaagatgaagatgaagatgaagatgaaggtgaagatgaagatgaagatgaagatgaag aagaagaattag
- the LOC141752690 gene encoding uncharacterized protein LOC141752690 isoform X4: MKVKMKVKKKMKKMKMKMKMKVKVKKKMKMKVKMKMKKKMKMKMKKVKKKKKMKMKMKVKKKMKMKMKIKVKVKMKVKKKMKVKKKMKVKMKMKVKMKMKVKKKKKMKMKVKMKMKMKKKMKMKMKKKVKKKKKMKMKMKIKVKVKMKVKKKMKMKVKMKMKVRMKMKVKVKMKMKVKVKMKMKVKVKMKMKVKVKMKKKVEKKMKVKMKVKMKKVKKKKMKVKKKKVKKKKMKVKMKVKMKKVKKKKMKMKVKMKMKMKMKMKMKVKMKMKMKMKVKMKMKMEMKVKKKKN, from the exons atgaaggtgaagatgaaggtgaagaagaagatgaagaagatgaagatgaagatgaagatgaaggtgaaggtgaagaagaagatgaagatgaaggtgaagatgaagatgaagaagaagatgaagatgaagatgaagaaggtaaagaagaagaagaagatgaagatgaagatgaaggtgaagaagaagatgaagatgaagatgaagattaaggtgaaggtgaagatgaaggtgaagaagaagatgaaggtgaagaagaagatgaaggtgaagatgaagatgaaggtgaagatgaagatgaaggtaaagaagaaaaagaagatgaagatgaaggtgaagatgaagatgaagatgaagaagaagatgaagatgaagatgaagaag aaggtaaagaagaagaagaagatgaagatgaagatgaagattaaggtgaaggtgaagatgaaggtgaagaagaagatgaagatgaaggtgaagatgaagatgaaggtgaggatgaagatgaaggtgaaggtgaagatgaagatgaaggtgaaggtgaagatgaagatgaaggtgaaggtgaagatgaagatgaaggtgaaggtgaagatgaagaagaaggtggagaagaagatgaaggtgaagatgaaggtgaagatgaagaaggtaaagaagaagaagatgaaggtgaagaagaagaaggtaaagaagaagaagatgaaggtgaagatgaaggtgaagatgaagaaggtaaagaagaagaagatgaagatgaaggtgaagatgaagatgaagatgaagatgaagatgaagatgaaggtgaagatgaagatgaagatgaagatgaaggtgaagatgaagatgaagatggagatgaaggtaaagaagaagaagaattag
- the LOC141752690 gene encoding uncharacterized protein LOC141752690 isoform X2 translates to MKVKMKVKKKMKKMKMKMKMKVKVKKKMKMKVKMKMKKKMKMKMKKVKKKKKMKMKMKVKKKMKMKMKIKVKVKMKVKKKMKVKKKMKVKMKMKKMKMKVKMKMKMKKKMKMKMKKVKKKKKMKMKMKMKVKKVKKKKKMKMKMKIKVKVKMKVKKKMKMKVKMKMKVRMKMKVKVKMKMKVKVKMKMKVKVKMKMKVKVKMKKKVEKKMKVKMKVKMKKVKKKKMKVKKKKVKKKKMKVKMKVKMKKVKKKKMKMKVKMKMKMKMKMKMKVKMKMKMKMKVKMKMKMEMKVKKKKN, encoded by the exons atgaaggtgaagatgaaggtgaagaagaagatgaagaagatgaagatgaagatgaagatgaaggtgaaggtgaagaagaagatgaagatgaaggtgaagatgaagatgaagaagaagatgaagatgaagatgaagaaggtaaagaagaagaagaagatgaagatgaagatgaaggtgaagaagaagatgaagatgaagatgaagattaaggtgaaggtgaagatgaaggtgaagaagaagatgaaggtgaagaagaagatgaaggtgaagatgaagatgaag aagatgaagatgaaggtgaagatgaagatgaagatgaagaagaagatgaagatgaagatgaagaaggtaaagaagaagaagaagatgaagatgaagatgaagatgaaggtgaagaaggtaaagaagaagaagaagatgaagatgaagatgaagattaaggtgaaggtgaagatgaaggtgaagaagaagatgaagatgaaggtgaagatgaagatgaaggtgaggatgaagatgaaggtgaaggtgaagatgaagatgaaggtgaaggtgaagatgaagatgaaggtgaaggtgaagatgaagatgaaggtgaaggtgaagatgaagaagaaggtggagaagaagatgaaggtgaagatgaaggtgaagatgaagaaggtaaagaagaagaagatgaaggtgaagaagaagaaggtaaagaagaagaagatgaaggtgaagatgaaggtgaagatgaagaaggtaaagaagaagaagatgaagatgaaggtgaagatgaagatgaagatgaagatgaagatgaagatgaaggtgaagatgaagatgaagatgaagatgaaggtgaagatgaagatgaagatggagatgaaggtaaagaagaagaagaattag
- the LOC141752690 gene encoding uncharacterized protein LOC141752690 isoform X6 — protein sequence MKVKMKVKKKMKKMKMKMKMKVKVKKKMKMKVKMKMKKKMKMKMKKVKKKKKMKMKMKVKKKMKMKMKIKVKVKMKVKKKMKVKKKMKVKMKMKVKMKMKVKKKKKMKMKVKMKMKMKKKMKMKMKKVKKKKKMKMKMKMKVKKVKKKKKMKMKMKIKVKVKMKVKKKMKMKVKMKMKVRMKMKVKVKMKMKVKVKMKMKVKVKMKMKVKVKMKKKKKMKVKMKVKMKKVKKKKMKMKVKMKMKMKMKMKMKVKMKMKMKMKVKMKMKMEMKVKKKKN from the exons atgaaggtgaagatgaaggtgaagaagaagatgaagaagatgaagatgaagatgaagatgaaggtgaaggtgaagaagaagatgaagatgaaggtgaagatgaagatgaagaagaagatgaagatgaagatgaagaaggtaaagaagaagaagaagatgaagatgaagatgaaggtgaagaagaagatgaagatgaagatgaagattaaggtgaaggtgaagatgaaggtgaagaagaagatgaaggtgaagaagaagatgaaggtgaagatgaagatgaaggtgaagatgaagatgaaggtaaagaagaaaaagaagatgaagatgaaggtgaagatgaagatgaagatgaagaagaagatgaagatgaagatgaagaaggtaaagaagaagaagaagatgaagatgaagatgaagatgaaggtgaagaaggtaaagaagaagaagaagatgaagatgaagatgaagattaaggtgaaggtgaagatgaaggtgaagaagaagatgaagatgaaggtgaagatgaagatgaaggtgaggatgaagatgaaggtgaaggtgaagatgaagatgaaggtgaaggtgaagatgaagatgaaggtgaaggtgaagatgaagatgaaggtgaaggtgaagatgaagaagaag aagaagatgaaggtgaagatgaaggtgaagatgaagaaggtaaagaagaagaagatgaagatgaaggtgaagatgaagatgaagatgaagatgaagatgaagatgaaggtgaagatgaagatgaagatgaagatgaaggtgaagatgaagatgaagatggagatgaaggtaaagaagaagaagaattag
- the LOC141752690 gene encoding uncharacterized protein LOC141752690 isoform X1, translating to MKVKMKVKKKMKKMKMKMKMKVKVKKKMKMKVKMKMKKKMKMKMKKVKKKKKMKMKMKVKKKMKMKMKIKVKVKMKVKKKMKVKKKMKVKMKMKVKMKMKVKKKKKMKMKVKMKMKMKKKMKMKMKKVKKKKKMKMKMKMKVKKVKKKKKMKMKMKIKVKVKMKVKKKMKMKVKMKMKVRMKMKVKVKMKMKVKVKMKMKVKVKMKMKVKVKMKKKVEKKMKVKMKVKMKKVKKKKMKVKKKKVKKKKMKVKMKVKMKKVKKKKMKMKVKMKMKMKMKMKMKVKMKMKMKMKVKMKMKMEMKVKKKKN from the coding sequence atgaaggtgaagatgaaggtgaagaagaagatgaagaagatgaagatgaagatgaagatgaaggtgaaggtgaagaagaagatgaagatgaaggtgaagatgaagatgaagaagaagatgaagatgaagatgaagaaggtaaagaagaagaagaagatgaagatgaagatgaaggtgaagaagaagatgaagatgaagatgaagattaaggtgaaggtgaagatgaaggtgaagaagaagatgaaggtgaagaagaagatgaaggtgaagatgaagatgaaggtgaagatgaagatgaaggtaaagaagaaaaagaagatgaagatgaaggtgaagatgaagatgaagatgaagaagaagatgaagatgaagatgaagaaggtaaagaagaagaagaagatgaagatgaagatgaagatgaaggtgaagaaggtaaagaagaagaagaagatgaagatgaagatgaagattaaggtgaaggtgaagatgaaggtgaagaagaagatgaagatgaaggtgaagatgaagatgaaggtgaggatgaagatgaaggtgaaggtgaagatgaagatgaaggtgaaggtgaagatgaagatgaaggtgaaggtgaagatgaagatgaaggtgaaggtgaagatgaagaagaaggtggagaagaagatgaaggtgaagatgaaggtgaagatgaagaaggtaaagaagaagaagatgaaggtgaagaagaagaaggtaaagaagaagaagatgaaggtgaagatgaaggtgaagatgaagaaggtaaagaagaagaagatgaagatgaaggtgaagatgaagatgaagatgaagatgaagatgaagatgaaggtgaagatgaagatgaagatgaagatgaaggtgaagatgaagatgaagatggagatgaaggtaaagaagaagaagaattag
- the LOC141752690 gene encoding uncharacterized protein LOC141752690 isoform X8, translating to MKVKMKVKKKMKKMKMKMKMKVKVKKKMKMKVKMKMKKKMKMKMKKVKKKKKMKMKMKVKKKMKMKMKIKVKVKMKVKKKMKVKKKMKVKKKKKMKMKMKMKVKKVKKKKKMKMKMKIKVKVKMKVKKKMKMKVKMKMKVRMKMKVKVKMKMKVKVKMKMKVKVKMKMKVKVKMKKKVEKKMKVKMKVKMKKVKKKKMKVKKKKVKKKKMKVKMKVKMKKVKKKKMKMKVKMKMKMKMKMKMKVKMKMKMKMKVKMKMKMEMKVKKKKN from the exons atgaaggtgaagatgaaggtgaagaagaagatgaagaagatgaagatgaagatgaagatgaaggtgaaggtgaagaagaagatgaagatgaaggtgaagatgaagatgaagaagaagatgaagatgaagatgaagaaggtaaagaagaagaagaagatgaagatgaagatgaaggtgaagaagaagatgaagatgaagatgaagattaaggtgaaggtgaagatgaaggtgaagaagaagatgaaggtgaagaagaagatgaag gtaaagaagaagaagaagatgaagatgaagatgaagatgaaggtgaagaaggtaaagaagaagaagaagatgaagatgaagatgaagattaaggtgaaggtgaagatgaaggtgaagaagaagatgaagatgaaggtgaagatgaagatgaaggtgaggatgaagatgaaggtgaaggtgaagatgaagatgaaggtgaaggtgaagatgaagatgaaggtgaaggtgaagatgaagatgaaggtgaaggtgaagatgaagaagaaggtggagaagaagatgaaggtgaagatgaaggtgaagatgaagaaggtaaagaagaagaagatgaaggtgaagaagaagaaggtaaagaagaagaagatgaaggtgaagatgaaggtgaagatgaagaaggtaaagaagaagaagatgaagatgaaggtgaagatgaagatgaagatgaagatgaagatgaagatgaaggtgaagatgaagatgaagatgaagatgaaggtgaagatgaagatgaagatggagatgaaggtaaagaagaagaagaattag
- the LOC141752690 gene encoding uncharacterized protein LOC141752690 isoform X5 — MKVKMKVKKKMKKMKMKMKMKVKVKKKMKMKVKMKMKKKMKMKMKKVKKKKKMKMKMKVKKKMKVKMKMKVKMKMKVKKKKKMKMKVKMKMKMKKKMKMKMKKVKKKKKMKMKMKMKVKKVKKKKKMKMKMKIKVKVKMKVKKKMKMKVKMKMKVRMKMKVKVKMKMKVKVKMKMKVKVKMKMKVKVKMKKKVEKKMKVKMKVKMKKVKKKKMKVKKKKVKKKKMKVKMKVKMKKVKKKKMKMKVKMKMKMKMKMKMKVKMKMKMKMKVKMKMKMEMKVKKKKN, encoded by the exons atgaaggtgaagatgaaggtgaagaagaagatgaagaagatgaagatgaagatgaagatgaaggtgaaggtgaagaagaagatgaagatgaaggtgaagatgaagatgaagaagaagatgaagatgaagatgaagaaggtaaagaagaagaagaagatgaagatgaagatgaag gtgaagaagaagatgaaggtgaagatgaagatgaaggtgaagatgaagatgaaggtaaagaagaaaaagaagatgaagatgaaggtgaagatgaagatgaagatgaagaagaagatgaagatgaagatgaagaaggtaaagaagaagaagaagatgaagatgaagatgaagatgaaggtgaagaaggtaaagaagaagaagaagatgaagatgaagatgaagattaaggtgaaggtgaagatgaaggtgaagaagaagatgaagatgaaggtgaagatgaagatgaaggtgaggatgaagatgaaggtgaaggtgaagatgaagatgaaggtgaaggtgaagatgaagatgaaggtgaaggtgaagatgaagatgaaggtgaaggtgaagatgaagaagaaggtggagaagaagatgaaggtgaagatgaaggtgaagatgaagaaggtaaagaagaagaagatgaaggtgaagaagaagaaggtaaagaagaagaagatgaaggtgaagatgaaggtgaagatgaagaaggtaaagaagaagaagatgaagatgaaggtgaagatgaagatgaagatgaagatgaagatgaagatgaaggtgaagatgaagatgaagatgaagatgaaggtgaagatgaagatgaagatggagatgaaggtaaagaagaagaagaattag
- the LOC141752690 gene encoding uncharacterized protein LOC141752690 isoform X7: MKVKMKVKKKMKKMKMKMKMKVKVKKKMKMKVKMKMKKKMKMKMKKVKKKKKMKMKMKVKKKMKVKMKMKKMKMKVKMKMKMKKKMKMKMKKVKKKKKMKMKMKMKVKKVKKKKKMKMKMKIKVKVKMKVKKKMKMKVKMKMKVRMKMKVKVKMKMKVKVKMKMKVKVKMKMKVKVKMKKKVEKKMKVKMKVKMKKVKKKKMKVKKKKVKKKKMKVKMKVKMKKVKKKKMKMKVKMKMKMKMKMKMKVKMKMKMKMKVKMKMKMEMKVKKKKN, from the exons atgaaggtgaagatgaaggtgaagaagaagatgaagaagatgaagatgaagatgaagatgaaggtgaaggtgaagaagaagatgaagatgaaggtgaagatgaagatgaagaagaagatgaagatgaagatgaagaaggtaaagaagaagaagaagatgaagatgaagatgaag gtgaagaagaagatgaaggtgaagatgaagatgaag aagatgaagatgaaggtgaagatgaagatgaagatgaagaagaagatgaagatgaagatgaagaaggtaaagaagaagaagaagatgaagatgaagatgaagatgaaggtgaagaaggtaaagaagaagaagaagatgaagatgaagatgaagattaaggtgaaggtgaagatgaaggtgaagaagaagatgaagatgaaggtgaagatgaagatgaaggtgaggatgaagatgaaggtgaaggtgaagatgaagatgaaggtgaaggtgaagatgaagatgaaggtgaaggtgaagatgaagatgaaggtgaaggtgaagatgaagaagaaggtggagaagaagatgaaggtgaagatgaaggtgaagatgaagaaggtaaagaagaagaagatgaaggtgaagaagaagaaggtaaagaagaagaagatgaaggtgaagatgaaggtgaagatgaagaaggtaaagaagaagaagatgaagatgaaggtgaagatgaagatgaagatgaagatgaagatgaagatgaaggtgaagatgaagatgaagatgaagatgaaggtgaagatgaagatgaagatggagatgaaggtaaagaagaagaagaattag
- the LOC141752690 gene encoding uncharacterized protein LOC141752690 isoform X9 — protein MKVKMKVKKKMKKMKMKMKMKVKVKKKMKMKVKMKMKKKMKMKMKKVKKKKKMKMKMKVKKKMKMKMKIKVKVKMKVKKKMKVKKKMKVKMKMKVKMKMKVKKKKKMKMKVKMKMKMKKKMKMKMKKVKKKKKMKMKMKMKVKKVKKKKKMKMKMKIKVKVKMKVKKKMKMKVKMKMKVRMKMKVKVKMKMKVKVKMKMKVKVKMKMKVKVKMKKKVEKKMKVKMKVKMKKVKKKKMKVKKKKVKKKKMKVKMKVKMKKKKKN, from the exons atgaaggtgaagatgaaggtgaagaagaagatgaagaagatgaagatgaagatgaagatgaaggtgaaggtgaagaagaagatgaagatgaaggtgaagatgaagatgaagaagaagatgaagatgaagatgaagaaggtaaagaagaagaagaagatgaagatgaagatgaaggtgaagaagaagatgaagatgaagatgaagattaaggtgaaggtgaagatgaaggtgaagaagaagatgaaggtgaagaagaagatgaaggtgaagatgaagatgaaggtgaagatgaagatgaaggtaaagaagaaaaagaagatgaagatgaaggtgaagatgaagatgaagatgaagaagaagatgaagatgaagatgaagaaggtaaagaagaagaagaagatgaagatgaagatgaagatgaaggtgaagaaggtaaagaagaagaagaagatgaagatgaagatgaagattaaggtgaaggtgaagatgaaggtgaagaagaagatgaagatgaaggtgaagatgaagatgaaggtgaggatgaagatgaaggtgaaggtgaagatgaagatgaaggtgaaggtgaagatgaagatgaaggtgaaggtgaagatgaagatgaaggtgaaggtgaagatgaagaagaaggtggagaagaagatgaaggtgaagatgaaggtgaagatgaagaaggtaaagaagaagaagatgaaggtgaagaagaagaaggtaaagaagaagaagatgaaggtgaagatgaaggtgaagatgaagaag aagaagaagaattag